A single region of the Streptomyces sp. AM 4-1-1 genome encodes:
- a CDS encoding MFS transporter produces MPIAVFALALCGFGIGTTEFVVMGLLPDIAKDVSVSITTAGGLISGYALGVVIGGPVLVASAIRIPRKRMLLALMAIFVLGNLVSALAPSYGLLMVGRIVTSVCHGAFLGVASVVAAQLVDASRMGRAVSLVFAGGAMANVLGAPLGTFIGQNLGWRSTFWMLVGIGVVGFFGIARLVPAIAVSTDTKLSSELGVFRKPQVIIGLLMTALSLGALFTSFTYIAPMLTEVTGYASSALTPLLALFGVGLVVGNTLGGKMSDRIGLIRTLTLALAMLAVVLGLFVFTAHAKIPAAITFLLVGFAGFATVPPLMTRVISKAEGAPTLAAVVTVSASNVGIALGAYLGGVTIDAGLGYTSPNWLGAIMAGLALVLTLVSGAMDRSRTTPAVAARPEPSPSTN; encoded by the coding sequence ATGCCAATCGCCGTGTTCGCGTTAGCGCTCTGCGGCTTCGGCATCGGGACGACGGAGTTCGTCGTCATGGGATTGCTGCCCGATATCGCGAAGGATGTGAGCGTCAGCATCACCACGGCGGGTGGCCTCATCTCCGGATACGCCCTCGGCGTGGTGATCGGCGGTCCGGTCCTCGTCGCGTCGGCCATCCGGATTCCGAGGAAACGGATGCTGCTCGCGCTGATGGCGATCTTCGTCCTGGGCAACCTGGTATCCGCCCTGGCGCCGAGCTACGGACTCCTGATGGTCGGCCGGATCGTCACCTCCGTCTGCCACGGAGCGTTCCTGGGCGTGGCTTCCGTCGTCGCGGCCCAGCTGGTCGACGCGAGCAGGATGGGGCGCGCGGTGTCGTTGGTGTTCGCCGGCGGTGCCATGGCCAATGTGCTCGGCGCTCCGCTCGGTACGTTCATCGGGCAGAACCTGGGCTGGCGGTCCACCTTCTGGATGCTGGTCGGCATCGGGGTCGTCGGTTTCTTCGGCATCGCCAGGCTGGTGCCCGCCATCGCGGTGTCCACCGACACGAAGCTGAGCAGCGAGCTGGGTGTGTTCCGAAAACCGCAGGTGATCATCGGTCTGCTGATGACCGCGCTGTCCCTGGGCGCCCTGTTCACCTCGTTCACCTACATCGCCCCGATGCTCACCGAGGTCACCGGGTACGCGTCGAGCGCGCTCACCCCGCTGCTGGCGCTCTTCGGTGTGGGGCTGGTCGTGGGCAACACCCTCGGCGGCAAGATGTCCGACCGTATCGGTCTGATCAGGACGCTGACCCTGGCGCTGGCGATGCTGGCCGTGGTGCTGGGCCTGTTCGTGTTCACCGCGCACGCCAAGATCCCGGCCGCCATCACCTTCCTGCTGGTGGGTTTCGCGGGCTTCGCCACGGTGCCCCCGCTGATGACCCGGGTCATCTCCAAGGCGGAGGGCGCTCCGACACTGGCCGCCGTGGTGACCGTGTCGGCGTCCAACGTCGGCATCGCCCTCGGCGCGTACCTGGGTGGTGTCACCATCGACGCGGGCCTCGGCTACACCTCGCCGAACTGGCTCGGCGCGATCATGGCCGGACTGGCCCTGGTGCTGACCCTGGTCTCCGGCGCGATGGACCGGTCGCGTACGACCCCCGCCGTGGCCGCCCGGCCCGAGCCGAGCCCCAGCACGAACTGA
- the hemA gene encoding 5-aminolevulinate synthase, whose amino-acid sequence MLSICGDGIKQLRADGLYRAYMPTAHNAAVPGSTAREGVEEVEVWCSNDYLGLSQHPELIMTQVRSAAAHGVGMGGSRNIGGTSTTHVALEEALADWHGTERALVFSSGYVANFETLSVLLTAVPDIIVFSDENNHRSLIEGIRRSGCRRHVVPHNDVKALERLLEESPPSAPKLIVFESIYSMDADRSPISEICDLADRHDALTYLDETHAIGVKGPTGAGLAEELGETRPTFVQGVFGKAIGTVGGYVAGPDVALDYVRSHAPGFIFTTALPQATMDTTMTGLRLVQKGVELRRELAAKSESLKRRLQRLGITVAGTESHVLPVMVPGRTAAQRVAERMLTKHGIYVQAINFPSVPMGQERLRVTVAPNRTEEQIERFANALAECVAAEKREQAV is encoded by the coding sequence ATGTTGTCCATTTGTGGCGACGGCATCAAACAGTTGCGCGCCGACGGCCTTTACCGTGCCTACATGCCGACCGCGCACAACGCGGCGGTGCCGGGCAGCACAGCGCGGGAAGGCGTCGAGGAGGTCGAGGTCTGGTGCAGCAACGACTACCTCGGTCTCAGCCAGCATCCCGAGCTGATCATGACGCAGGTACGGTCCGCCGCCGCGCACGGGGTGGGCATGGGCGGCTCGCGCAACATCGGCGGTACCAGCACGACACATGTCGCGCTGGAGGAAGCCCTGGCCGACTGGCACGGTACGGAACGGGCGCTGGTGTTCTCCAGCGGGTACGTCGCGAACTTCGAGACGCTGTCGGTGCTGCTGACCGCCGTGCCGGACATCATCGTCTTCTCCGACGAGAACAACCACCGCTCGCTCATCGAGGGCATCCGCCGCTCCGGATGCAGACGGCACGTGGTCCCGCACAACGACGTGAAGGCCCTTGAGCGATTACTGGAGGAGAGTCCACCTTCGGCGCCCAAGCTGATCGTTTTCGAGTCCATCTACTCGATGGACGCCGACCGGTCACCGATCAGCGAGATCTGTGACCTGGCCGACCGCCACGACGCGCTCACCTACCTCGACGAGACGCACGCGATCGGCGTCAAGGGACCGACCGGCGCGGGGCTGGCCGAGGAACTGGGCGAGACCCGTCCGACCTTCGTCCAGGGAGTGTTCGGCAAGGCGATCGGCACGGTCGGCGGCTATGTCGCCGGACCCGACGTGGCGTTGGACTACGTGCGCTCCCACGCCCCGGGCTTCATCTTCACCACCGCGCTGCCGCAGGCGACGATGGACACCACGATGACCGGTCTGCGGCTGGTGCAGAAGGGCGTGGAACTGCGACGGGAACTCGCGGCGAAGTCGGAATCGCTCAAGCGCCGGCTGCAACGGCTGGGCATCACGGTGGCGGGCACCGAGTCGCACGTCCTGCCGGTGATGGTCCCCGGGCGGACCGCGGCCCAGCGGGTGGCGGAGCGCATGCTCACCAAGCACGGCATCTACGTGCAGGCGATCAATTTCCCCTCGGTCCCCATGGGCCAGGAGCGGCTTCGGGTCACCGTCGCACCGAACCGCACCGAGGAACAGATCGAACGATTCGCGAACGCGCTGGCCGAGTGCGTCGCTGCGGAGAAGAGGGAGCAGGCCGTATGA
- a CDS encoding TauD/TfdA family dioxygenase: MTLKRITEFVGAEITDVNHYDDLDRPEVFDEFLRALREHELVVVRGFDMTPRQQVELAARIGKPVPFVLQRYRHPEMPEIMISSNEKRDGRPVGVARVGNFWHQDSSFVADPAPYTMLHGVNVPSTTGHTLFASAIDVYDRMPREWRDRIEDRTALHTVAKRLRIREDHIGLSVAELKAWIEEEHPLVERPLVETDPYTGRKFVYGAPEYLDSVTGFDHNENAAFFEMLDGLIQEPSRVYEHRWTTNDLIVWKTRTTLHAATDVTPGVGRTVHRVSIAA; encoded by the coding sequence ATGACTCTCAAGCGGATCACCGAATTCGTCGGTGCCGAGATCACCGACGTCAACCACTACGACGACCTGGACCGCCCCGAGGTCTTCGACGAGTTCCTGCGCGCGCTGCGCGAGCACGAACTCGTCGTGGTGCGCGGCTTCGACATGACGCCGCGTCAGCAGGTGGAGCTGGCCGCCCGGATCGGCAAGCCGGTGCCGTTCGTGCTGCAGCGCTACAGGCATCCCGAGATGCCGGAGATCATGATCTCCTCCAACGAGAAGCGGGACGGCCGGCCGGTCGGTGTGGCCAGGGTGGGCAACTTCTGGCACCAGGACTCGTCGTTCGTCGCGGACCCGGCCCCGTACACCATGCTGCACGGGGTGAACGTGCCGAGCACCACCGGCCACACCCTGTTCGCCAGCGCGATCGACGTCTACGACCGGATGCCGCGGGAGTGGAGGGACCGCATCGAGGACCGGACCGCGTTGCACACCGTGGCGAAGCGGCTGCGGATCAGGGAGGACCACATCGGGCTGTCGGTGGCCGAACTGAAGGCGTGGATCGAGGAGGAGCACCCGCTGGTCGAACGCCCGCTGGTGGAGACCGACCCGTACACCGGCCGCAAGTTCGTCTACGGGGCGCCGGAGTACCTGGACTCGGTCACCGGGTTCGACCACAACGAGAACGCGGCGTTCTTCGAGATGCTCGACGGGCTGATCCAGGAGCCGAGCCGGGTCTACGAGCACCGGTGGACGACGAACGACCTGATCGTGTGGAAGACCAGGACGACGCTGCACGCGGCGACCGACGTGACACCCGGTGTCGGCAGAACCGTGCACCGCGTGAGCATAGCGGCATGA